In a single window of the Candidatus Methylomirabilota bacterium genome:
- a CDS encoding DNA-binding protein yields the protein MREFPEVMNLNQLAAYLQLSPQTLYRKVECGEVPGAKIGRQWRFKKTVIDEWLEQTALLSPSGLDLLMRETKAAAERAGYRPEELDRLIEKVRAEVGR from the coding sequence ATGCGGGAATTTCCAGAGGTCATGAATCTGAACCAGCTCGCGGCGTATCTTCAGCTTTCTCCGCAGACCCTTTACAGGAAGGTGGAATGTGGGGAGGTTCCCGGCGCGAAGATCGGCCGACAGTGGCGGTTTAAGAAGACGGTGATCGACGAGTGGCTGGAGCAGACGGCCCTTTTATCCCCCTCCGGTCTTGATCTGCTGATGCGAGAGACGAAGGCGGCGGCCGAGCGGGCGGGTTATCGGCCTGAAGAGCTCGATCGCCTCATTGAGAAGGTGAGAGCCGAGGTCGGGCGTTAG
- a CDS encoding putative toxin-antitoxin system toxin component, PIN family, with protein MVRRKLRDRVVLDTSVLISSLWGGASQQVVHRWKHGLIQPIVSDEIVEEYLRVLARFDLSRRALRGWALWLTHPSKVTVVNPARHFAASRDQTDNKFLDAATAGNAALIITRDKDLLALKRHRRARILTPEEALNELGSTS; from the coding sequence GTGGTCAGACGGAAGCTTCGGGATCGCGTGGTGCTCGACACCAGCGTCCTGATCTCCAGCCTCTGGGGTGGAGCTTCGCAGCAGGTGGTGCATCGCTGGAAACATGGGCTGATTCAGCCTATTGTTTCCGATGAGATCGTCGAGGAGTATTTACGGGTCCTGGCCAGATTTGATCTTTCAAGACGGGCCTTGAGAGGATGGGCGCTGTGGTTGACCCATCCCTCGAAGGTCACCGTGGTCAACCCGGCCAGACACTTTGCCGCGAGTCGCGATCAGACCGACAACAAGTTTCTTGATGCGGCGACGGCCGGCAACGCCGCATTGATCATCACGAGGGATAAGGATCTCCTGGCGTTAAAGCGACATCGGCGAGCCCGCATTCTCACTCCGGAAGAAGCGCTGAACGAGTTGGGCAGCACCTCGTGA